Proteins co-encoded in one Nitratireductor kimnyeongensis genomic window:
- a CDS encoding N-acetylglucosamine kinase, giving the protein MSGHVIAIDGGGTSCRAALADAEGRVLGRGKRGSANIFTTSDTIGENIAAAAREAVCDAGLEGLPLKSIPAFLGLAGINVGERQRELAKALPFADTKFVHDGVIALQGALGDEDGVIAILGTGSVYLSRAGGVSRSIGGWGFAIGDQASGAVIGRALLQQALLAHDGVREHTPLSRAVMKRFEGNPEAMVEFAQQTARPADYGAFAPLMFEHDEKGDVLARDILLDAVRDITMALDAIVFEGCERLCLLGGLAGEYRKRLSPRHSAILQEPRGDALSGAVQLALRAFPPQAVGENG; this is encoded by the coding sequence ATGAGTGGACATGTCATAGCGATCGATGGTGGGGGAACCAGTTGCCGCGCGGCCCTGGCTGACGCCGAGGGGCGGGTTTTGGGACGCGGCAAACGCGGGTCCGCCAATATCTTCACCACGTCTGATACGATCGGCGAGAACATCGCCGCTGCCGCGCGTGAAGCTGTCTGCGATGCGGGCCTTGAAGGTCTGCCGCTTAAGTCGATCCCGGCCTTTCTGGGCCTGGCCGGCATCAATGTCGGTGAGCGCCAGCGCGAATTGGCCAAGGCTCTTCCCTTCGCGGATACGAAGTTCGTTCACGATGGCGTCATTGCGCTGCAGGGCGCTCTGGGCGACGAGGACGGCGTGATTGCGATCCTGGGCACCGGTTCCGTTTATCTATCACGTGCCGGGGGCGTGTCGCGGAGCATCGGTGGCTGGGGTTTTGCGATCGGCGATCAGGCGAGTGGGGCGGTCATTGGCAGGGCCCTGTTGCAGCAGGCGCTTCTTGCGCATGATGGGGTGCGAGAGCACACCCCGCTCAGCCGCGCTGTCATGAAGCGGTTTGAAGGGAATCCGGAAGCGATGGTCGAGTTTGCGCAGCAGACGGCGCGACCTGCCGATTACGGAGCCTTTGCGCCGCTGATGTTCGAGCATGACGAGAAGGGTGACGTGCTAGCACGCGATATCCTTCTTGACGCAGTGCGCGACATCACCATGGCGCTGGACGCAATCGTCTTTGAAGGGTGTGAGCGTTTGTGCCTCTTGGGTGGGTTGGCGGGGGAATATCGTAAACGCCTTTCTCCGCGCCATAGCGCCATCCTGCAGGAACCGCGTGGCGATGCGCTGTCGGGTGCCGTTCAACTGGCGCTGCGCGCATTCCCGCCGCAAGCGGTTGGGGAGAACGGGTGA
- a CDS encoding ABC transporter substrate-binding protein has product MMKSTKLALLAATMLGTTGTAMAQDAELTIESWRNDDLTIWQEKLIPAFEAKHPGIKVTFAPSAPTEYNAVLNSKLDAGTAGDLVTCRPFDASLSLYEKGHLTDLKDLENMSNFSDVAKAAWSTDDGSATFCVPMASVIHGFIYNADAFEELGIEAPKTNEEFYAVLEKIKEDGTYIPMAMGAKDQWEAATMGYTNIGPNYWKGEEGRLALIAGEQKLTDEQWVTPLAEIAKWAPYLGDGYEAQAYPDSQNLFTLGRAAIFPAGSWEIAIFNEQADFKLGAFPPPVQNAGDECYISDHTDIGIGMNAKTANTEAARTFLNWVGSAEFASLYANSLPGFFSLSNETVEMEDPLAKEFVSWRENCKSTIRPAHQILSRGTPNLWNEMWNVSANVLRGAQSPEDGAKQLQDGLAGWYEPQQ; this is encoded by the coding sequence ATGATGAAATCCACCAAACTGGCATTGCTTGCCGCAACCATGCTGGGTACGACCGGCACGGCCATGGCACAGGATGCCGAACTCACCATCGAAAGCTGGCGCAACGACGACCTGACAATCTGGCAGGAAAAACTGATCCCGGCCTTTGAGGCCAAGCATCCCGGCATCAAGGTGACCTTTGCTCCGAGCGCGCCGACCGAATACAATGCCGTTCTCAATTCCAAGCTTGACGCCGGAACGGCGGGCGACCTCGTCACATGCCGCCCGTTCGATGCCTCGCTCAGCCTTTATGAAAAAGGCCACCTGACAGATCTCAAGGACCTTGAGAACATGTCGAACTTCTCCGACGTGGCCAAGGCCGCATGGAGCACGGACGATGGCTCGGCCACCTTCTGCGTGCCAATGGCTTCCGTGATCCACGGCTTCATCTACAATGCCGACGCCTTTGAAGAGCTTGGCATCGAAGCGCCGAAAACCAACGAGGAATTCTACGCGGTTCTCGAGAAGATCAAGGAAGACGGCACCTATATTCCGATGGCCATGGGCGCCAAGGATCAATGGGAGGCCGCGACGATGGGCTACACCAATATTGGTCCGAACTACTGGAAGGGCGAGGAAGGCCGTCTCGCGCTGATCGCAGGTGAGCAGAAGCTCACCGATGAACAGTGGGTCACACCGCTCGCCGAGATCGCCAAATGGGCGCCATATCTCGGTGACGGCTATGAGGCGCAGGCCTATCCCGACAGCCAGAACCTCTTCACGCTTGGACGTGCGGCCATCTTTCCGGCCGGTTCCTGGGAAATCGCCATCTTCAACGAGCAGGCCGATTTCAAACTGGGCGCATTCCCGCCACCGGTGCAGAATGCAGGCGACGAGTGCTACATTTCCGACCACACGGATATCGGCATCGGCATGAATGCCAAGACCGCAAATACTGAAGCCGCGCGCACCTTCCTCAACTGGGTCGGCTCGGCTGAGTTCGCGTCGCTCTATGCCAACTCTCTGCCGGGCTTCTTCTCGCTCTCCAACGAAACCGTGGAGATGGAAGACCCGCTTGCCAAGGAATTCGTCTCCTGGCGTGAAAACTGCAAATCGACCATCCGCCCCGCACACCAGATCCTCTCGCGCGGCACGCCGAACCTTTGGAACGAGATGTGGAACGTCTCAGCCAATGTCCTGCGTGGCGCACAATCGCCAGAAGATGGTGCGAAGCAGCTGCAGGACGGCCTGGCCGGCTGGTACGAGCCTCAGCAGTAA